One Gemella haemolysans ATCC 10379 DNA segment encodes these proteins:
- the gloA2 gene encoding SMU1112c/YaeR family gloxylase I-like metalloprotein, with amino-acid sequence MFKNVHHIAIIGTDYIKTKEFYVDKLGFSIISEHNRPEKNDIIINVKQGNLVLEIFIKKDAPLRPKMPSPEYSGLRHLAFKVDDVEAVLKKFDELDIPHGELRYDDFDNRKMAFFFDPDGLPLEIHE; translated from the coding sequence ATGTTTAAAAATGTACATCACATAGCGATTATAGGAACAGATTATATTAAAACAAAGGAGTTTTACGTAGATAAGTTGGGTTTTAGTATTATTAGTGAACATAATCGACCAGAGAAGAATGATATTATTATAAATGTAAAACAAGGAAATCTAGTATTAGAAATTTTTATTAAAAAAGATGCTCCATTGAGACCTAAGATGCCAAGCCCAGAATACAGTGGATTAAGACATTTAGCTTTTAAAGTAGATGATGTAGAAGCGGTTCTGAAAAAATTTGATGAATTAGATATTCCTCATGGAGAATTAAGATACGATGATTTCGATAATAGGAAAATGGCATTTTTCTTTGATCCAGATGGATTACCTTTAGAAATACATGAATAA